From one Staphylococcus kloosii genomic stretch:
- the queE gene encoding 7-carboxy-7-deazaguanine synthase QueE: MAKIPVLEIFGPTIQGEGRVIGRKTMFVRTAGCDYRCSWCDSSFTWDGSAKEDIRMMTAEEIYSELYEIGGDMFNHVTISGGNPALIKGIQELVDLFETKNIYSALETQGSKFQPWMTQIDDLTISPKPPSSKMKPNLLVLDEVIEQCKHDTLNLKVVIFDDEDYDFAKMIHHRYPSIPFYLQVGNPYLDGEHVAQHTEKLLSLYEDLVTRVMESSDMNNVYVLPQLHTLLWSNKKGV, from the coding sequence ATGGCTAAAATTCCTGTTCTCGAAATATTTGGACCTACGATTCAAGGTGAAGGCAGAGTAATCGGACGTAAGACGATGTTTGTAAGAACGGCTGGTTGTGATTATCGTTGTAGTTGGTGTGATTCTAGTTTTACTTGGGACGGAAGCGCAAAAGAAGATATTCGCATGATGACTGCCGAAGAAATTTATTCAGAGCTATATGAAATTGGTGGAGACATGTTTAATCATGTAACTATTTCAGGCGGTAATCCTGCACTGATTAAAGGTATTCAAGAGCTAGTAGATTTGTTTGAAACAAAAAATATTTATAGTGCATTGGAAACCCAAGGCAGTAAATTCCAACCATGGATGACACAAATCGACGACTTAACTATTAGTCCAAAACCCCCTAGTTCTAAAATGAAACCTAATTTATTAGTCTTAGATGAAGTCATCGAACAATGTAAACATGACACTTTGAATTTAAAAGTAGTTATATTTGATGATGAAGATTATGACTTTGCTAAAATGATTCATCACCGCTACCCATCCATACCATTTTATTTACAAGTAGGTAATCCATATTTAGACGGTGAACACGTAGCGCAACATACTGAAAAACTTTTATCGTTATATGAAGATCTTGTCACTCGTGTTATGGAAAGTAGCGATATGAACAATGTCTATGTTTTACCTCAACTTCATACATTATTGTGGAGTAATAAAAAAGGGGTATAG
- a CDS encoding GlsB/YeaQ/YmgE family stress response membrane protein codes for MGFILMLIVGGLIGWIAGGILGKDIPGGILGNIIAGIVGSALGSWLLGDWGWHLGGIAVFPALIGTIILVAVVSFVIGKLRKK; via the coding sequence ATGGGCTTTATACTCATGTTAATCGTCGGCGGTTTAATAGGTTGGATCGCTGGTGGCATTTTAGGTAAAGATATTCCTGGAGGTATTCTTGGTAATATAATCGCTGGTATTGTAGGTTCAGCTTTAGGTTCTTGGTTACTAGGTGATTGGGGCTGGCATTTAGGTGGCATCGCTGTCTTCCCAGCATTGATTGGTACAATCATACTAGTAGCTGTTGTGTCATTTGTAATTGGTAAATTACGTAAAAAATAA
- a CDS encoding glycosyltransferase family 2 protein, whose protein sequence is MNVRVIVPCYNEGENIVKTYERLTEVLAQDSERRQYNYELLFVDDGSKDSTVNYIQDIANKDQHIKFISFSRNFGKESAMLAGYQYSTDCDAVIMIDADLQHPPEFIPQMIEGYLDGYDQVIAKRNREGEKKPRKLLTRSYYKLINYFVDINLEDGVGDFRLLSNRAVKSIASLEEYNRFSKGLYEWIGYNTKVFTYENVEREEGESKWSFGNLLNYAIDGLISFNNKPLRAVIYLGLFVSLISLLYIIYIFCGILIDGIDTPGYFSTIAAILLLGGIQLISIGIIGEYIGRIYYEVKRRPKYIVLATNITDKSKDDAQMDAGYTQDLEETARRQSNKATIDNK, encoded by the coding sequence ATGAACGTAAGGGTCATTGTACCTTGTTATAATGAAGGTGAAAACATTGTAAAAACCTATGAGCGATTAACTGAAGTGTTAGCGCAAGATAGTGAACGACGACAATATAACTATGAATTACTGTTTGTCGATGATGGTAGTAAAGATTCTACTGTAAATTATATTCAAGATATTGCCAATAAAGACCAACACATTAAGTTTATTTCATTTAGTAGGAATTTTGGTAAAGAGTCTGCCATGCTTGCAGGTTATCAATATAGTACTGACTGTGATGCTGTAATTATGATAGATGCGGATTTACAACATCCTCCTGAATTCATACCTCAAATGATAGAAGGTTATTTGGATGGCTATGATCAAGTCATTGCTAAACGTAATCGTGAAGGTGAGAAAAAACCAAGAAAATTACTGACACGTAGTTACTATAAATTAATTAATTATTTTGTAGATATTAATCTCGAAGATGGTGTCGGTGATTTCAGATTGTTAAGTAATAGGGCGGTAAAATCTATTGCTTCATTAGAGGAATATAATCGATTTTCCAAAGGATTATATGAATGGATTGGTTATAATACAAAAGTCTTCACCTATGAAAATGTTGAACGAGAAGAAGGCGAATCCAAATGGTCATTTGGCAATTTATTAAATTATGCAATTGATGGACTTATTTCTTTTAACAATAAACCGTTAAGAGCAGTAATATATTTAGGTTTGTTTGTTTCTCTTATTAGTTTGTTATATATTATATACATTTTTTGCGGTATTTTAATTGATGGTATAGATACGCCGGGTTATTTCTCAACTATTGCTGCCATTCTACTGCTTGGTGGTATTCAACTCATTTCTATCGGAATCATCGGAGAATATATTGGCCGAATTTATTACGAAGTAAAACGAAGACCTAAATATATCGTATTAGCAACGAATATTACTGATAAGTCTAAAGATGACGCACAAATGGATGCGGGTTATACACAAGACCTTGAAGAAACTGCAAGACGTCAATCAAATAAGGCGACTATTGATAATAAATGA
- a CDS encoding aldo/keto reductase — translation MGNDTYYLNNGYPMPKIGLGVYKITDEEMEVAVHSALEAGYRAFDTAYFYGNEQALGQALRSTDIDREDLFITSKLWNDYQGYDSTKEYFNKTLKNLGTDYLDLYLIHWPCEEDGLFIESYKVMEELYEEGKIKAIGVCNFEQHHLETLMKETKVTPAVNQIEVHPYFNQHELQAYCDEKDIAVTAWMPLMRNKGLLDHPIIVDIAKSYDKTPAQIVLRWHLAHNRLVIPKSKTPARIKENYNILDFNLELTDIAEIDSLNKNQRQGKNPNDVRIGTLK, via the coding sequence ATGGGCAATGACACATATTATTTAAACAACGGTTACCCTATGCCTAAAATTGGTTTAGGTGTATATAAAATTACCGATGAGGAGATGGAGGTAGCTGTCCATAGTGCATTAGAAGCTGGTTATCGTGCTTTTGATACAGCATACTTTTATGGTAATGAACAAGCTTTAGGACAAGCTTTACGTAGTACTGATATCGATAGAGAAGACTTATTTATAACTTCTAAATTATGGAATGATTATCAAGGTTACGATAGTACAAAAGAATACTTTAATAAAACTTTAAAAAATTTAGGAACAGATTATTTAGATTTATATTTAATACATTGGCCATGTGAAGAAGATGGACTATTTATTGAAAGTTACAAAGTAATGGAAGAGTTATATGAAGAAGGAAAAATAAAAGCCATTGGTGTATGTAATTTCGAACAGCATCATTTAGAAACTTTAATGAAAGAAACTAAAGTTACGCCAGCAGTCAATCAAATCGAAGTACACCCTTATTTCAATCAACATGAGTTACAAGCATATTGTGATGAAAAGGATATTGCAGTAACAGCTTGGATGCCGCTAATGAGAAATAAAGGCTTATTAGATCATCCGATAATTGTGGATATTGCTAAATCATATGATAAGACACCCGCTCAAATAGTACTTAGATGGCATTTAGCACATAATAGATTGGTGATACCAAAATCAAAAACCCCAGCACGTATTAAAGAAAATTATAATATTTTAGACTTTAATTTAGAACTGACAGATATCGCAGAAATTGATAGTTTAAATAAAAATCAACGCCAAGGTAAGAATCCTAATGATGTACGTATCGGCACGTTAAAATAA